GGTTAGCGTCCCGGTTGGGCGTCGTCGGGCTCTTCCTCTCCTGAAGCTGGCTGCTGCCTCGCCGACGCGCCTCTGGGGAAGGATGGGAGGCCGTCGTTCGTCCACCCACACGCGGGCGCCGGCGGCCTCCCAGCCGCCCCGGCCGTCAGGGGCCGGTGGCGGCGTCGGCGATGTCGCGCGCCGCCTCCGCGACGGCGTCCGGGCCGCCCTCGATCTCGAGCTCGCGGGCGCCCATGATGCGCACCCCGGTCGGGGTGCGGCCGCGGTCGTCGGCCAGGTTCTGGTAGGCGGCGGCCGCCAGGGAGGCTGCCAGCCGGCGATCCTCCGACACGGCGACCGCGACCCACCGCCGGCCTCCCGAATATCGCACCTGGACGTAGAAGTCCTCGGTCACACGCCGCCCGTCCTTCACGAGCCGTCCGTGGCCCGCACGCCCAGCGTAGACCCGCGGGTGGGCGTGGGCAACCTGCGCATCCGGGGCTAGGGTTCGGGTATGGCGAAGCAGAGGCGCCGCCGCGGGCGGGCGTTCGCGATCGGCGCGGCCTTCCTGGTCGTCGAGGCCATCGGGCTGCGGCGCAAGACCGGGCGGATGGCCGGCACGGTCGTCGTCCGCTGCCGCGCCGGCCACCTCTTCACGACCATCTGGATTCCCGGCGTGTCGCTCAAGTCGGTGCGGCTGGGGTGGTGGCGGTTCCAGCGCTGCCCGGTCGGCCGCCACTGGACGCTGGTCACGCCGGTGCGCGAGTCCGAGCTCGGCGAATCCGACCGCGCCGTCGCCCACCAGGTTCACGACGCCCGCGTCCCCTGATCCGGGCGCTCAGGCCGCAAGCAGCGCGCGGGCCGACGCCTGCAGCGTCGCCGTCACTGCGGGCTCGTCGAGCCCCGCCAGGCGGCGCAGCTCGCGGAACGTCTCGAAGCTCGTGAGCACGAGCAGGATGCCGAGCGCCTCGGCGGTCGCGAGGCCGGGCCGGAGCCGCCGCGCCTCCTCGAGCCGCCCGAGGAGGTGGGCGAATTCGCCCCGCCGGTCGGCGCGCTGACGCGCGACCAGATCGCCGGCGGCCGGATCGACCGCAGCCGCGCCGTACAGCGGTTCGAGCACGGCCTCCTCGGAGGCCCAGAAGCCGACCGTGTGGGCGATCGCCCTGTCGAGGACGGTGGAGAGGTCGGGATCGCGCACCGTCTCGCGGATCGCGACCAGCGCCGGGTTGGCGTCGAACGTCTCGCAGATCGCGTCGACGAGGCCGACGCGGGAGCCGAAGTGCTGGTAGAGCGTCGCCCGCGACACGCCCGCGCGCGTCGCGACCTGCTCGACGGTTGCCTCGTGGAACGACCCGTCGCGCAGGAGGTCGCGCACGGCCGCGACCACGCGCTCGCGAGTGCGTGCCGACGCGCGGGGGTCACGCGCACGGACGCTGTGGCGGGTTCCCATGGACACATAGTCTAGACAGCGTGTCGGATGTCTGGTAGGGTCGGACGCGTTGTCTGGACAACGTGTCCGGTTTTGAAAAAGGAGCCCGCTGTCATGAGCGTCGCCACCGCCGTCGATGCAGCTGCCATCGAGACCATCGAGGCGCGCGCCTGGGCCGATCTCGTCGCGGCGTGCCCTCCGCCGCACGCGGCGTCCATCGGCCTCCGGGCGCGGTGGCTCGGGGCGGCGCTCGTGCTGCAGTGCCCCGGCGGCGGGTTCGACCGCGGCCTCTTCAACCGGCCGATCGGGCTCGGCGTCGTCGAGCCGGCCTCGCGGGCCGACGTCGCCGCCATCGTCGCGGGGTTCGAGGCTGCCGGCGTCGGCCGCTCCATGATCGTCTCCCAGCCGCAGTGCCGGCCGGATGCCTACCTCGACTGGCTGGCCGAGCTCGGCCTGGAGGCGCGCGGAGCGTGGGACCGGGTGGTTCGCGGCGGCGCGCCGCTCGCGACGACCGCCGGCGGCGAGACGGCGCGCGGCTTTGCCGTCTCGCCCGTGGACGCGGGCACGGTCGACGAGTGGATCGACCTCCTGGTCGGCGTCTACCGCGTCGACGCGGGCCCGTGGCTGCGGGCGCTCCACGGGCGGCCGGGCTGGCGCCACTATCTGGCCACGGAGGACGGCACCCCGGTCGCCGCCCGCAGCATGTACCTGCCCGGCCCGGGCGCGACCGCGTTTCTCGCCATCGACGGCCCCGTGCCCGGCGTGATGACGGCCGACTATGAGCCCGACGCCGCGATCCTCGCCCGCATCGTCGAGGACGGCCTGCGTCATGGTGCCCGCGGGTTCGCCGCCGACATCGAGGCGCCGTCCCCGGCCAGGGACACGCCGGCGTACGGAACCTTCGCCCGGCTCGGGTTCACGGTGCCGTACACGCGCACGCATCACATGGGAAGGTGATTGGTTCCACGCCTCCGTGCGTCCTGGGCGGCTGCGAACCGAGCAGCGCAAGGACGCAGGGAGCGTTCATATCGGGCCGAAATATGGGCGCGACCGAAGCGCAGCCCCAGCAGCGACCCGCACCCCCACCAAGAGCCTGATATCCAGGCGCGCGCGGGCGTGGAACCGATCGCCTTGGTCCGGGGGCGATCGCGCCTGCCTGCGATCGGTGACGCGATCGCCCCCGCGGGGCTCG
The sequence above is a segment of the Gaiellales bacterium genome. Coding sequences within it:
- a CDS encoding helix-turn-helix domain-containing protein, translating into MGTRHSVRARDPRASARTRERVVAAVRDLLRDGSFHEATVEQVATRAGVSRATLYQHFGSRVGLVDAICETFDANPALVAIRETVRDPDLSTVLDRAIAHTVGFWASEEAVLEPLYGAAAVDPAAGDLVARQRADRRGEFAHLLGRLEEARRLRPGLATAEALGILLVLTSFETFRELRRLAGLDEPAVTATLQASARALLAA